The Paenibacillus uliginis N3/975 genome has a window encoding:
- a CDS encoding PepSY domain-containing protein yields the protein MMLNRKMWIGTLSAALLLGGTVVAASGTANGESANSKAETGKSSYISVAQAKKAALKVANGRVDDVDLERINGKAYYEVEIERSKGDVDVHIDAVSGKVLAVLDKDINDDNDDDRDDRNSAKYISVAQAKKAALKVANGRVDDVDLERKNGKAYYEVEIERSKGDVDVHIDAVSGKVLAVLDRDIDNDDDDDQDDQNSAKTADVKITSEQASAIATKAAGGGKVVKIELDEDDNRYIYEVEVKTSKGKVDVDIDAVTGKVLSVDHDDDHDDRD from the coding sequence ATGATGTTGAATCGAAAAATGTGGATTGGTACGTTGTCCGCAGCGCTGCTGCTTGGAGGTACCGTGGTTGCTGCAAGCGGCACTGCAAACGGAGAAAGTGCAAACAGTAAGGCTGAAACTGGGAAGAGTTCCTATATTTCTGTAGCACAGGCTAAGAAAGCTGCGTTAAAGGTAGCGAATGGCCGTGTCGACGATGTGGATTTGGAACGTATAAACGGTAAAGCATACTACGAAGTGGAAATCGAACGATCCAAAGGCGATGTGGATGTGCATATCGATGCGGTGAGTGGAAAAGTGCTGGCTGTATTGGATAAAGATATTAATGACGATAATGATGACGACCGGGACGATCGAAACAGCGCCAAATATATTTCTGTAGCACAGGCTAAGAAAGCTGCGTTAAAGGTAGCGAATGGCCGTGTCGACGATGTGGATTTGGAACGTAAAAACGGTAAGGCATACTACGAAGTGGAAATCGAACGATCCAAAGGCGATGTGGATGTGCATATCGATGCGGTGAGCGGAAAAGTGCTGGCTGTATTGGATAGGGATATCGATAACGATGATGATGACGACCAGGATGATCAGAACAGCGCCAAAACTGCAGATGTTAAGATTACATCTGAACAGGCATCTGCTATTGCAACCAAGGCTGCAGGCGGGGGAAAAGTTGTCAAAATCGAATTGGATGAGGATGACAATCGATACATCTATGAAGTTGAAGTGAAAACTTCAAAGGGGAAAGTCGATGTGGACATCGATGCTGTGACTG